In Bordetella genomosp. 10, the genomic window CGGGCGCCGGCGGCAATATCGGCGCGGAGATGGTCGCCAAGAGCGCGCCCGACGGCTACACGCTGCTGCTGGCGACCACCGCGCACGCCATCAACATGTCGCTGTTCGCCAACCGCACCTACGACACGCGCAAGAGTTTCGCGCCGGTGTCCCTGCTGACGAAGGGGCCCCTGGTCATCGTGGCGCGGCCCGACCTGCCGGCGCACAGCGTGAGCGAACTGATCGCGCTGGCCAAGTCGCGGCCGGGCAAGTTGACCTTCGCGTCGTCGGGCAACGGGCAATCCACGCATCTGGCCGCCGCGCTGTTCAACAGCATGGCCGGCACGCAGATGGTCCACGTGCCGTACCGCGGCAGCGCGCCCGCGCTGACCGACGTGATGGGCGGGCAGACCGACATCATGTTCGACACCATGCTGTCTTCCATGCCTTTCGTGCATGGCGGCAAGCTGCGCGCCATCGCGGTGACCAGCGCCAGGCGTTCGCCCGCCGCGCCCGAAGTGCCGACGGTCGCCGAGTCCGGCCTGGCCGGCTACGAGGCCACGGCCTGGAACGGCCTGATGGCGCCGGCCGGCACGCCCGCGCCGGTGGTGCAGCGCTTGAGCGAGGCCTTGCGCAAGGTGCTGGGCCGTCCCGACGTGCAGGCCAAGTTCTCCGCGCAGGGCTTTTCCGCCGAATGGATGACGCCGCCGGACTTCGGCCGCTTCGTCAACGACGAGGTGGACAAATGGGCGGGCGTGGTGCGGGCCTCCGGCGCGACCGTCAATTGAACACGGCAGGGGAACACATGCTCACTCGCAACGACGACGCCACCCTCAGGCAACTGCTCGATCCCGCAT contains:
- a CDS encoding tripartite tricarboxylate transporter substrate binding protein codes for the protein MPAISIWRAALAALALTASAAAAAADWPARPITLVVPYPPGGPTDIVGRVVAQGLGEELGQTIIIDNRSGAGGNIGAEMVAKSAPDGYTLLLATTAHAINMSLFANRTYDTRKSFAPVSLLTKGPLVIVARPDLPAHSVSELIALAKSRPGKLTFASSGNGQSTHLAAALFNSMAGTQMVHVPYRGSAPALTDVMGGQTDIMFDTMLSSMPFVHGGKLRAIAVTSARRSPAAPEVPTVAESGLAGYEATAWNGLMAPAGTPAPVVQRLSEALRKVLGRPDVQAKFSAQGFSAEWMTPPDFGRFVNDEVDKWAGVVRASGATVN